Genomic DNA from Nonomuraea rubra:
CCGCAGGCGTCCAGGCGGCTGCAGCACGCGATCGACGAGCTGGACGAGACGATCCGGCAGATCCGGTCGTCGATCTTCGCGTTGCAGGGGCCGCTGGACGAGGTTGCGCCCGGGCTGCGCGGGCAGATCGTGGAGCTGGTCGAGGGGGCGGGCAGCCATCTCGGCTTCATGCCTGGCCTGCGCATGGAGGGCCAGATCGACACCGTCGTGCCCGAGCCGGTCGCCGAGCACCTGCTGGCCGTGCTGCGCGAGGCGCTGTCGAACGTGGTGCGCCACTCCCGGGCCGGCCGCGCGGAGGTGTCGGTCGAGGCGGGCGAGCGGCTCACACTGGTGGTGACCGACAACGGCGTCGGCGTCGGCGAGGCAGGGCGGCGCAGCGGGCTGCGCAACATCGAGGAGCGGGCCCGCGGGCTCGGCGGCACCGCGCACCTCGACGTCCCGGACGGCGGCGGCACCTGCCTGCGCTGGCAGGTCCCGCTGCGCCCCGGCCCCGCGGAGGCGGATCTCCGGCCCTGACGCCCGGTCCCGCGACGCGGGTCCTTCGCCCCGGATCAAGGCCGACCGGCCCTGCGAAAGCGGGACCTTCGGCCCTGCTCCGGACCCTCCGCGCCGTGATGCGCTGGGTGCACCGTGAGGCGGAGGGGCGAGGCCATGATCGATCGTTCGGTGAAGCAGGTGCTGGAAGCCGCCCTGGAGGCGGCCCGCTGGGCGCCGTCGGTGCACAACACCCAGCCCTGGACGTTCTCGGTGTCGGAGGAGGAGATCGGCCTGCGCGCCGACACCGACAGGAAACTGCGGGCCGGCGACGCGTCCGGGCGCGAGCTGCTGATCAGCTGCGGCGCCGCCCTGTTCACGATGCGTACGTCGATCCGCTCCCACGGCTTCGAGCCCGTCGTGCGCGTCCTGCCGGACCCCGACCGCCCGTCGCTGGTCGCCACCATCAGGCCGGGCGCCGCGGCCCCGCCCGACGAGGCGACCGGGCTGCTCGGCGAGCAGATCGAGCGGCGGCGCACCCACCGCGCCGGGTTCACCGGCCTGCCCGTGCCGGACCGGCTCCTCGACCGGCTGGTCGCGGCGGCCGCGGCCGGGGGCGCCAGGCTCACCCCCGTACGCGCGCCCGGGGCGGTGGACGTGCTCGCCGGGCTCACCCGGGCGGCGCAGGGCGTGCAGGCGGGGGACCGCGTCCGGAGCCTGGAGGTGATCCGCTGGGCGCGACCGCCGGGCAGCAGCCGCAAGGACGGCGTGCCCGCCGACGGCTACCCGCGCCGCGCGGCGCCCACCGACCCCGGCTTCCCGCAGCGCGACTACTCCTGGCGCCACGACTGGGGCGGCGACGGCGGCGCCGGCACGTCGATCGGCGTCCCGGCGTTGCTCACCACCACGGGTGACGGCCGGGAGGAGTGGATCTCCTGCGGGCAGGCGCTGCAGCACGTGCTGCTGCTGGCCGCCGCGCACGGCGTCAGCGCTGCCTTCCACACGCAGGCGCTGGAGCTGGACCTGCTGCGCGAGTTCCTGCGCCGCGAGCTCTGCTCCGGCGAACACCCGCAGATGATCATGCGGCTGGGCGTCACCTTCGACGGTACGAGCGCCGTCCGCCGGCCCCTGGCCGACCTCGTACGGTGACCCTTGTCCTGACGCGAGATCGCGGAGACACTGCAGGCGACGATCGGTGCTGGAGACGCCCCCGGGAGGCGCCGTGAAATGGCGTGCCGTGATCGCCGCTCTGCTGATGACACTCACCCTGGGGGCCGCCGGGGCCGTCCCCGGCCGGGACGCGTACGAGATCTGGCTGGTGGACCAGTCCGACAGCAACGGGCTCACCCACGGCGGCTACGTGCACGTCTACGACGGCGGCGAGGTCACCAGGCGGCTGTCGGCCGCGCGCCCGGCCGCCGTGATCGACCTCGCGGGCGCCACGTCGTCCCTCTGCCTGGCCACCACCGGCAGGAACCCGGTCAGGCCGCACATGATCGTGTTCAACGGGACAGGGACGCACGCGGCGCTCGCCTTCGTCGCCAGCGGCCATGTCGTGATCTTCGACGCCGCCTCCCGCCGCCCGCTCGCCTGCGTCGAGACCGAGACGGGAGCGGGCGGCGCCCGCCAGGCCCACGCCCTGTGGCCCACCGGGGACGACCGCTACCTCGTCATCGCCAACCAGAACGGCAAGAAGCTGGAGCGCGTCCGCACCGACTACGCCTCCGGCACGTTCACCCAGGAGCCCGCGGCGACGCTCGACCTGGCCGGCTGCACCACACCGAGTGGCGCGCCCTGCCAGGCCCCCGAGCTGCGCCCCGACAACGCGCCGATCTGCCCGTTCATCGCCTCCGACAACGGCCCGGTCTTCGTCAGCCTGCGCGGCGGCGGCATGTTCGTCGTGGACTGGCGCGCCACGCCGATGGCGATCCTCGGCGAGTACGACGCCGCGCACGTGCCCGCCAACGGGTGCGGGTTCATCGAGGCGAAGGGCGCCGTCTTCGGCGACGGAGGCGGCGGCACCCCGGCCAACCTCGACCAGTTCAGCGTCTTCCGGGTGCCGCGCGGCGGCTACTCGGCCGCGAACCCGCCGAACACGCCCGCCGTCGAGCGGCTCTTCGACGACGACGCCCCGGAACGCGACGCGCACGGCACCGCCGCCGGCCCCCGCGAGCGGTACGTCTGGGTGGGGGACCGGGACGGCAACGTGGTGGAGGTCTTCGACGGGCGCACCGGGGCCCGGGTCAACACGGTGCCGCTGACGTCCCCGTACAGCGCCGACCCGACGGTGGACCTGTTCGCGTCCTCGCCCGACCACGGCTGGGTGTTCGCCTCGACCCGCGGCCCCACGCCGCTGTCCGGCGACCCGCACTCCTCCCACGGCACCGACCCCGGCATGCTGATCGTGCGCATGACCGACGACGGGCGCTCGGGCGAGGTGCGGGGCCTGATCCCCATCACGAACGTGGACGCGGCCGGCGCCGAACGCGCAGACGCCCACGGCATCCGGGTACGGCCCGTCCACTGACACCCCGAGGCAGGCCGCGCGGGTATCAGCCCTCGGCCTCGCGTTCGCCGAGGCCGGTCAGCTTCATCGCGACCTCCTCCGAGTAGACGGTGGTCCGCTTGAGCCGGGACCCGTCGGGGCGGGTCTCCACCTCGATGACCAGGACGATGCCCTGGATCTCCGTGCGGTGCCTGGTGCCGGACAACCAGGACCGCCAGCCGCCCACCCGGGTGACGACCGTCCTGCCGCTCCCGGCCGGGCGGGTCTCGACGGCGGCGGCGACCGTACCGGAGACGAGGGTGAGCGCGAGCACGGACGCCCAGGCCCACGCGTTGTCGCGGAGGTCGGTGGCCACGTTGATGACGACGCCCAGCGTCGCGGCGACGGCGGAGGTCAGCAGTGCCCGCGGCGAGAGGCGGGCGATCACCGCTCGCCTCCGCGCGCGCTCGCCGCGCCGGCCCTGGCCCGCCGCTCCAGCGGATGGCCGCGGCCCAGCGTGTCACCGGCCAGGCCGGCCACCTCGTCGAACAGCGCCAGCGCCGCCTCCCGGTCGCCGTCGCGCAGCAGCACGTAGCCGAGGTTCGTCGAGGTGCGCAGCGTGTCGGGATGGCCGGGCCCCAGCTCGCGCCGCTGCCGTCCGAGCACCAGGCGCAGCGACTCGGCGGCCCGGCCCGGCTCCTCGATCGCGGCCGCGTTCGCGTGGATCGCCAGGACGTCACGGTGATGACGGCCGAGGACCCGTTCCACGCGGGGCAGCAGGTCGCGCAGCAACCGCAGCGCGCCCTCGGGGTCGCCCGCGTCGTCCAGCGCGACGGCCTGGTTGGCGCGGGCTCGCAGGGTCTGCGGATGGTCGGCGCCGAGGGCGCGTTCGGTGAGGTCGGCGACCTCCAGCAGCTCGGCGGCGGGCCTGCTCGGCCTGGCCGAGGTCGCGCAGGACGGCGGCCAGGTCCGCCCGGGCGGTGAGCACCTCCGGGTGCGTGGCGCCGAACGCGGCGGTCAGGTGCGGCAGGAGGCCGTCGAGCACCCAGTGTGCCTCGCCCAGGTTGCCCTGCTCGCGGTGGGCGAGCGCGAGGTTGGCCCGCGCGATCAGCCGCCTCCTGCCCGTGGCGTGATCGGCCGCGAGGGACCAGGCGTCCAGTGCCGCGTCAGGCCGCCCCTGGTCCAGCAGCCTGCGCCCGCGCCTGGCCGCCCAGCGCGCGACGGACGCCGGCCGGTTCAGCCAGATGCGGCCCAGCCCCGCGGCCGTGGCCGTCCCGAGCGCGACGACCAGCACCGCCGTGGACGACGGGCCGAACCACCGCAGGATCGCCGCGACGACGAGCGCCAGCGACACGACGACCGCGTCGGTCAGCAGCGAGGGGACGAGGCGGCGCGGCCGATCGCTCCGGGCAGCCGCCCAGGAGATGGACGGGCTGACGGGCATGGGGACGGAGCCCTGGTAGCCGTAGGCCGGCGGGGACTGCTGGTAGGGATACGGCTGGGGCGGATAGGGCTGGGATGGTTGGGTGGGATAGGGCTCGGGCGGATACGGCTGGGGCTGCTGGGCGGGATACGGCGGGGAGGCCGGCCGGGCCGAGGGCGGTCCGTAGGAGGGTGGGGCCTGCCCCTGGCCTTGCTGCGGCGGCCCTTCCTGGGCCATGAGCTCCAGCACGAGGCTGCCGGCCGTCGGCCGTTCGGCGGGGTTCCTGGCCAGCGCCCGCCTGACCAGATCACGCAGCGGCTCGGGCACGTGACGCAGTTCGGGCTCGCCGGACAGGATCCGATGCAGCACCGCCGGCAGCGGCTCGCTGCCGAAGGGGTATTCGCCGGACGCCGCGAACGCCACCACCGAGCCCCACGCGAACACGTCGGCGGCAGGCCCGACGTGCTCGCCGCCCACCTGTTCCGGAGCCAGGCACGACACCTCCATGGTGCCCGCGAGGGACCCTGTCGAGGTCACGGCCGCAGCCGCGGTGCTCGCGGCCAGCCCGAGGTCCGTCACGACCGGCCCGTCCTGGGAGAGCACGACAGCGTGCGGGGTCAGGGCACGGTGCACCACCCCCGCGCCGTGGATCGTCCGCAACCCGATCGCGATGCCGGCCGCGAGCCTGCGCAGCTCCTCGCCGGAGAGCGGGCCGTGGAGGCTGACGGTCTCGTGGAGGGTGGGGCCCTCGACGTGGCGGGCGGCGAGGTATTCCAGGCCGCCGTCCTCTCCCGTGCCGACGACCGGGGCGACGCCGATCCCGGGAAGGTGATGGAGGTCGCGGGCGATCCCGCGGAACGCGTGCGATCCGGAAGGCACGACGCGCACGGACACCGTCTCACCCGACGCCGTCACGCCAAGGTACTGGGAGGTGCTCAGCCGTCCGCGCAGCGTGATGTCGCCCAGGCTGCGCGGATCTCCTGGCTGCAGCGGTGCGGGATCGGGCATGGCGGGCCCCTCGCAGGTCGTCCGTGCTCCTCAGGATGACATGCCGGGCCCGCCCGGGCCGGGGGTTCGGGTCAGGAGCGGGCCCACCGCTGGTTGGCGCCGCCCGTGCAGTCCCAGATCTGCAGCCGGGTGCCGTTGGCCGAGCTGACCCCTGTCGCGTCGAGACACCTGCCGGACTGCGGGTTGACGATCCGCCCGGTGCCCGCGTCGAACGTCCAGCGTTGCGCGCCCGTGCCGTTGCAGTCGTAGAGCTGCACCTGCGCGCCGTTCGCGGTGGCGCCGGCCGTCACGTCCATGCACTTGCCGAGCGCCCGGACGGAGCCGTCGGCGTTCCAGGACCAGCTCTGGGCGGCGGTGTCGTTGCAGTCCCAGAGCTGGACGGCGGTGCCGTTGGCGGGGTTGGCGCCGGCGACGTCCACGCACTTGCCGCCGTAGCCGGTGATCCGGCCGCCGGGGACGCTGGTGGGCGGGGCGTAGACGCGGACGTAGTCGACGGTCAGGGTCTGCGGGAACGTGGTGGTGGCGTCGGGGTAGCCGGGCCAGTGGCCGCCCACCGCCACGTTCATGATCATGAAGAACGGGTGGTCGAAGACCCACCGGTTGCCGCCCAGGTCGGACGGGGTGCGGCGCTGGTACTCGACGCCGTCGACGTACCAGATGATCAGGTTCGGCGACCAGTCCACGGCGAAGGTGTGGAACGCGTCGGCGAACGGGCTGCCGATGGTGTAACCGGCGCCGATGCCGCCGGCGCCGGAGTAGCCGGGCCCGTGCAGAGTGCCGTGCACGGTGGTGGGCTCGCGGCCGATGTTCTCCATGATGTCGATCTCGCCGCTGTTGGGCCAGCCGACCGTCCCGATGTCGTTGCCGAGCATCCAGAACGCCGGCCAGATGCCCTGCCCGCGCGGCAGCTTCATGCGTGCCTCGAACCGGCCGTAGGCGCGGGTGAAGGTGGCGGAGGTGAGCAGGCGGGCCGAGGTGTACTGGCAGGTGCCGTAGTGGCACTGGTAGTTGGACGGGTTCTCGCGGCGGGCGGTGATCACCAGGTTGCCCGCGCCGTCCATGGCGGCGTTGCGGGTGCTGCTGGTGTAGTACTGCTGCTCGTTGTTGCCCCAGCCGCTGCCGCCGATGTCGAAGCGCCACTTCGACTGGTCGACGGCGCTGCCGGCGGCGCCGTTGAACTCGTCGGACCAGACCAGGGGGCCGGGGGCGGGAGCGGCGGCGGCGGTGCCGGCCATGGGGAAGACCATCGCGATGATCGCTGCGAGAGCGCTTCCGATGGCGAGCAACGTTCTGGAGCGGGGGGTGCGTGCCATGTGGGTTACCTCATCGGATCCATGGGGTGAGGGTTTACGGAAACACTCCGGCAACGTGAGCACACCTGTCAAGAGAGCGCTCTCTCGCAATGGCCGGTGCCCGCAGATTTTTCGTCCGGACCTGTCACGAATCGGGGCGCTGTCCTGTCTCAGCGCCAGGACCGCCTCACGCACGCGACAGGAGTGACAGCTTGCCACCAGCCACGATCCGCGTCCGCATCCGGATGCGGGCGCGTCCCATCGACGAGCCGAACCGCGTCGCCAGCCAGCTCGAGCTGCTGTTCGACCTCACGTTCGTGGTCGCGGTCGCGGCCGTCACCGCCCAGCTCGCCCACCAGATCGTCGACGGGCACGCGGCGGCCGGCATCATCCCGTTCCTCCAGGTCTTCTTCGCGATCTGGTGGGCGTGGATGAACTTCACCTGGTTCGCCTCGTCGTACGACACCGACGACGTCGCCTACCGGGTGCTGACCATGGTGCAGATGGCCGGCGTGCTGGTGCTGGCGGCGGGCGTGCCGGCCGCGAGCGAGCACACCGACTACGGCTTCGTCACGCTGGGCTACGTCATCATGCGGATCGGGCTCGTCGCCCAGTGGCTGCGGGTCGCGTTCGAGGACCCGGCGCGCCGGCGTACCGCGCTGCGTTACGCGGGCGGCATCACCGTCCTCACCGCGGGCTGGATGTACCACTCGTGGGTCGCGCCGCTGAGCATCGAGCTGCCGCTCTTCCTGCTCCTCGCGGCGCTGGAGCTGGCCGTGCCGCTGTGGGCGGAGCGGGCCGAGCCCACCACCTGGCACCCGCACCACATCGCCGAGCGTTACGGGCTGTTCACGATCATCCTGCTCGGGGAGAGCGTGCTCGCCGCGTCCAGGGGTGTCGCCAGGGCGCTCGAGGCGAGCGCGATCAGCAGCCCGTTCGTGATGATCGCCGTCTCCGGGCTCGTCGTGCTGTTCGCCCTGTGGTGGCTGTACTTCCTGGTGGAGGCCGGTGAAGGGCTCAGCGGGCGGCGAGATCGTTCCTACCGGTGGGGGTACGGCCACTACGGCATCTTCGCGGCCCTGGCCGCGCTCGGCGCCGGGCTGGAGGTCGCCGTCGAGCAGAGCGGGCACCACATCGCCGCCACCCCGCTCACCGTCGCCTACGCCGTCGCCATCCCCGTCGGGGTGTTCCTCCTGCTGCTCTGGATGGTGCACACGCCGATCGAGCCGGAGTCCGTCATCCATCCCGCCGTGATCTCGGGGTGCGCCGCCGTCGTCCTGGCGCTGCCGCTCGCCGTGCCGTGGATCGGCGTGCACGGGGTGGCCACGGCGATCGCGGTGACGTGCGTGCTGGCGGTCGCCGTCACGATCGCCTGGAGCTCCGGTCGCGAGGCGGCGCCGGGGGCCGGGGTCCGGCGGGTGCGGCTGCCGTTCAGGGCCGCTCCGTAGGTCTTCGTACGGTCCCGGGCCTGCGCTGTCACGGACGCGGCGGCCGCCCGGTCCAAGTGAGCGAAGTGATCCCCGTCCGCGACGAGAGAGGTGGATGATGAGGGATTCCCGCGGCCGGACACCGGCCCCCTGGGCGGAGCCCCCAGACCGGGACACGGCCCCCGGCACACCGGAGGCGAGCAGCGCCCCGGCCCAGGCAGAACCCCTTGAAGCCGGTGCGGGGCGATTCGGGCTGGGGACGGCGTCGGCGCTGGTCGTCGGCTCCGTCATCGGGACCGGGGTGTTCGCGCTGCCGTCCGCCCTGGCCGTGTTCGGGCCGATCTCGCTGGTGGCGTTCGGGCTCGTCACGATCGGCGCGATCGCGCTGGCGCTGGCGTTCCGCGCTCTCGCGGAGCGGCTGCCCGGCGCCGGCGGCCCGTACGTCTACGCCCGCGAGGCGTTCGGCGAGTTCGCCGGCTTCCTCATCGCCTGGAGCTACTGGATCACCGCGTGGGCGGGGAACGCGGCGATCGTGGTGGCCTGGGTCGGCTACGTGGAGGTGTTCTGGAACACCGGGCACGAGGTGGGCTGGTCGATCGTCATCGCGCTGACGGGGCTGCTCCTGCCGGCGCTGGTCAACCTGATGGGGCTGCGGAGCTTCGCCGCGTTCCAGATCGTCGCGACGGTGCTGAAGTTCATCCCGCTGCTGTTCATGGCGACGATCGGCCTGCTGTTCGTCAACACGGCGAACTTCGGCGAGTTCAACGCCGGCGGCACCTCCTGGCTGGGCGCCATCAGCGCCGCGGGCGCCATCGCGCTGTTCAGCTACCTGGGCATCGAGACGGCGTCGGTCGCCGCGGCCAGGGTCCGCGACCCGAGGCGGAACGTCGGCCGGGCCACCGTGCTGGGCACCCTGGCCTGCGCCGCGGTCTACATCCTCGGCACCGTCACCGTCTTCGGCACCGTGCCGCACGCCGATCTCGTCGCCTCCACCGCGCCCTTCACCGACTCGGCCAACGCCATCTTCGGCGGCGAGTGGGCGGGGGCCACGGTCGCGGCGGCGGCCGTCGTGTCCGGCTTCGGGGCGCTGGTCGGCTGGACCCTGATCGTGGCCGAGATGCCGCGGGCGGCGGCGCGCGACGGGTTGTTCCCCGCCGCCTTCGCCCGGCAGACCAGGTCCGGGGTGCCCGCGTACGGCATCGTCGTGTCCACCCTGCTGGCCGCGGGCCTCACCGTCGTCAGCTACACCAGCTTCGAGCAGGTGTTCATCACCGTGGTGCTGCTGTCGGTGCTCACCTCGGTCGTGCCGTACCTGCTGGCCGCCGCGGCACAGCTGTACTGGCTGTGCACGGAGGGCAGGCGGCTGAAGGCCGGCCACCTGGTGCGCGACGTCACCGTCTCGGCGCTCGCGCTGGCGTTCGGGTTCTGGGCGCTGGCGGGCAGCGGCTACCAGGCCGTCTACTACGGCACGTTCTGCCTGCTGCTCGGCGTGCCCGTGTACGTGTGGGTGAAGGCCCGCCGCGGCGTCTACGGCCAGAGCCCGGCGGTGGCGCGATGACCACGAGCCAGGACCTCACGCTGCGGGTCGGCATCCACTCCGAGATCGGCAGGCTGCGCGAGGTCGTCGTGCACCGGCCGGGGCTGGAGCTGGACCGGCTGACCCCGGACAACGCCGCCGAGCTGCTCTTCGACGACGTGCTGTGGGCGGACCGCGCCCGCCGCGAGCACGACGAGTTCGCCGAGGTGATGAGGAGCCACGGCGTACGGGTGCACCTGTTCGCCGAGCTCCTGGCGCAGGCGCTCGCGACGGACGCCGGCCGGAGCTTCGCCGTGGACCGCGTGTGCACCGACCAGCGGTTCGGCGCGGCCCTGGCCAGGGAGCTGCGCGCGCTGTTCCTCGACCTCGACCCGGCGCTGCTGGCCGGCTACCTGATCGGCGGGGTGGTGAAGTCGGACCTCGGCCCGCTCGTCGGGCGCAGCGTGGCGTGGCAGAGCCTGGACGCCGACGACTTCGTGCTCACCCCGCTGCCCAACACGCTGTTCCAGCGGGACAACGCGGCCTGGGTCGGGCGGGCCGTCGCCGTCAACCCGATGGCCAAGCCGGCCAGGAGCCGCGAGTCGATCAACACCAGGACCGTCTACCGGCACCACCCCCTGTTCGCCGGGGCGGGCTTCGAGATCGTCTACGGGGACGACGATCTCGACCACGCCCCGGCGACGCTGGAGGGCGGCGACATCCACGTCATCGGCGACGGCGTCGCCATGGTCGGGATGGGCGAGCGCACCACGCCGATGGGCATGGAGGCGCTGGCCAGGCGGCTCTTCGAGGGCGGTCACGCCCGCCGCGTCCTGGCCGTGGAGCTGCCCAAGGCCCGCTCCACGATGCACCTGGACACCGTGCTGACGATGGTCGACGTCGCCACCTTCGTCGCCTACCCCTACTTCGACCAGGCCGCCGCCCGCGTCTGGCTGCTCACCCCCGGCGGGGGCGTCCAGCAGCGGAAGGGGCTGGCCGCCGGCCTGAGCGAGGCGCTGGAGGACGACGGCGTCCGCATCCTCACCGCGGCGGGCGACCGGCGCGAGGCCGAGCGGGAGCAGTGGAACGACGCCGACAACTTCCTGGCGATCGCCCCCGGAGTGGTGCTCGGCTACGAACGGAACACCGCGACCAACGCCATGCTGCGCGAGCACGGCCTGGAGGTCATCCCGCTGGCCGGCAGCGAGCTGGGCCGCGGCCGAGGCGGCGCCCGCTGCATGACCTGCCCGATCCTGCGTGACCCCGTCTCGCCCGCCCCGAAGGAACAGTCATGACATTCCCGACCGCGCCCGGCTCGCTGCTCACCCCGACCGGCCTGGGCCGCAGGGGCTTCCTGGCGCTGCTCGACCTCGCCGCGGAGCTGAAGGAGGCCAAGCGGGCCCGGCGCGAACGACCCGTGCTGACCGGCCGCAACATCGCCCTGGTCTTCGAGAAGAACTCCACCCGAACCCGGTGCGCGTTCGAGGTGGCCGCCTACGACCAGGGCGCCCACGTCACCTACCTCGGCCCGACGGGGTCGCACCTGGGCAGGGAGGAGAGCGTCGCGGACACCGCACGGGTGCTGGGCGCGCTCTACGACGGGATCGAGTTCCGCGGGTTCGCCCAGGAGACCGTCGAGGAGCTGGCCCGGCACGCCGGCGTACCGGTCTGGAACGGGCTCACCGACGAGTGGCACCCGACCCAGATGCTCGCCGACGTGCTCACCATGCGGGAGCACCGGCCCGGCGACGTCGAGGCGATCAGCTGCTGCTTCGTCGGCGACGGGCGCGGCAACATCGCCCGCTCGCTGCTGGCCACCGGGGCCATGCTCGGCATGGACGTACGCATCGCCGCCCCCGCCGAGCTGCTGCCACCGGAGGCGCTGGTGAAGGAGGCCAGGCACGCGGCCCTGTCCAGCGGCGCCCGCGTGACGGTCACCAGCGACCCGGCGGCGGCGCTCGACGGCGCCGACTTCGTCTACACCGACGTGTGGGTCAGCATGGGCGAGGCCGAGGCCGAGTGGGACCGGCGCGTCCCGCTGCTCACGCCCTACCGGGTCACGGCGGAGCTGATGGCCGCCACCGGCCGTCCCGGCACCCGCTTCCTGCACTGCCTCCCCGCGGTGCACGACACCACCACCGAGCTGGGGCGGCGGATCCACCAGAACTACGGGCTCGCCGGGGCCGAGGTCACCAACGAGGTGTTCACCTCCGCCGCCTCCGTGGTCTTCCAGCAGGCGGAGAACCGGATGCACACCATCAAGGCCCTGCTCGTCACGGCGCTGGGGGAGTGAGATGCTGATCGTCGTCGCCCTGGGCGGCAACGCTCTGCTCGAACGCGGGGAACGCCCGGACGCGCAGGTGCAGCGGGAGCACGTCCGGGCCGCCGCCCTGGCCCTGGCCCCGCTCGCCGCCGAGCACACGCTGGTGCTCTGCCACGGCAACGGGCCGCAGATCGGCATGCTGGCCGTGGAGAGCGAGAACGACCCGGCGCTGACCCACCCGTTCCCGCTCGACACGCTCGGCGCCCAGACCCAGGGCATGATCGGGTACTGGCTGGCGCTGGAGCTGGGCAACGCGGGCCTGGCCGGGCCGGTCGTCACGATCGTCACGCGGACCGAGGTCGACCCGGACGATCCGGCCTTCCGTGCCCCGGCCAAGTTCGTCGGCCAGACGTACCCGGAGCCGGTGGCCCGCAGGCTCGCCGGGGAGCACGGGTGGACCGTCGCCGGGGACGGGCAGGGCTGGCGGCGGGTCGTCGCCTCCCCGGCACCCCGCCGGATCGTCGAGCTGCCGACGATCCGGCACCTGGTGGCCGGCGGCACGACCGTGATCTGCGGCGGCGGGGGCGGGGTGCCCGTCTTCGCCGGGGACGGCGGCCGGTACGAGGGGGCGCAGGCCGTCGTCGACAAGGACCTCACGGCCGCGCTGCTGGCGGTGGAGCTGGGAGCCGACCGGCTCGTGGTGCTCACCGACGTGGACGCCGTACGCCGGGACTTCGGCACCCCCCGGGAGCGGCCGCTGTCCGCGGTGGACGCCGGCGAGCTGCGCGCCATGCGCTTCCCCGCCGGATCGATGGCGCCGAAGGTCGAGGCCTGCCTCCGGTTCGTCACCGCGACCGGCAGGCCGGCGGCGATCGGGGCGCTGCGGGACGCGGCCGCGGTGCTCGCCGGCACGGCCGGGACCACCATCACGGCCGGCACCAGGACCGTCACCAGCGCGGGAGCCGCCGTGGCAGCCGATCGGTAGACCCGCTTACCTGCGAAGCGGTCCATGCCTCTACTCTCCTGTCGGGGTGGTGGAGCAATGACGAGTGATGCGGCGGGGACGTTCGAGCTCCGTGATCGGCGCGTGGAGTGCGCGGTGCTGGACGGGGTGCTCGCCGACGTGCGCTCGGGTCCCGGGCGTGCCC
This window encodes:
- a CDS encoding Acg family FMN-binding oxidoreductase codes for the protein MIDRSVKQVLEAALEAARWAPSVHNTQPWTFSVSEEEIGLRADTDRKLRAGDASGRELLISCGAALFTMRTSIRSHGFEPVVRVLPDPDRPSLVATIRPGAAAPPDEATGLLGEQIERRRTHRAGFTGLPVPDRLLDRLVAAAAAGGARLTPVRAPGAVDVLAGLTRAAQGVQAGDRVRSLEVIRWARPPGSSRKDGVPADGYPRRAAPTDPGFPQRDYSWRHDWGGDGGAGTSIGVPALLTTTGDGREEWISCGQALQHVLLLAAAHGVSAAFHTQALELDLLREFLRRELCSGEHPQMIMRLGVTFDGTSAVRRPLADLVR
- a CDS encoding tetratricopeptide repeat protein is translated as MDDAGDPEGALRLLRDLLPRVERVLGRHHRDVLAIHANAAAIEEPGRAAESLRLVLGRQRRELGPGHPDTLRTSTNLGYVLLRDGDREAALALFDEVAGLAGDTLGRGHPLERRARAGAASARGGER
- a CDS encoding protein kinase domain-containing protein encodes the protein MPDPAPLQPGDPRSLGDITLRGRLSTSQYLGVTASGETVSVRVVPSGSHAFRGIARDLHHLPGIGVAPVVGTGEDGGLEYLAARHVEGPTLHETVSLHGPLSGEELRRLAAGIAIGLRTIHGAGVVHRALTPHAVVLSQDGPVVTDLGLAASTAAAAVTSTGSLAGTMEVSCLAPEQVGGEHVGPAADVFAWGSVVAFAASGEYPFGSEPLPAVLHRILSGEPELRHVPEPLRDLVRRALARNPAERPTAGSLVLELMAQEGPPQQGQGQAPPSYGPPSARPASPPYPAQQPQPYPPEPYPTQPSQPYPPQPYPYQQSPPAYGYQGSVPMPVSPSISWAAARSDRPRRLVPSLLTDAVVVSLALVVAAILRWFGPSSTAVLVVALGTATAAGLGRIWLNRPASVARWAARRGRRLLDQGRPDAALDAWSLAADHATGRRRLIARANLALAHREQGNLGEAHWVLDGLLPHLTAAFGATHPEVLTARADLAAVLRDLGQAEQARRRAAGGRRPHRTRPRRRPSADPASPRQPGRRAGRRGRPRGRAAVAARPAAPRGTGPRPSSP
- a CDS encoding glycoside hydrolase family 16 protein — translated: MARTPRSRTLLAIGSALAAIIAMVFPMAGTAAAAPAPGPLVWSDEFNGAAGSAVDQSKWRFDIGGSGWGNNEQQYYTSSTRNAAMDGAGNLVITARRENPSNYQCHYGTCQYTSARLLTSATFTRAYGRFEARMKLPRGQGIWPAFWMLGNDIGTVGWPNSGEIDIMENIGREPTTVHGTLHGPGYSGAGGIGAGYTIGSPFADAFHTFAVDWSPNLIIWYVDGVEYQRRTPSDLGGNRWVFDHPFFMIMNVAVGGHWPGYPDATTTFPQTLTVDYVRVYAPPTSVPGGRITGYGGKCVDVAGANPANGTAVQLWDCNDTAAQSWSWNADGSVRALGKCMDVTAGATANGAQVQLYDCNGTGAQRWTFDAGTGRIVNPQSGRCLDATGVSSANGTRLQIWDCTGGANQRWARS
- a CDS encoding low temperature requirement protein A, with amino-acid sequence MPPATIRVRIRMRARPIDEPNRVASQLELLFDLTFVVAVAAVTAQLAHQIVDGHAAAGIIPFLQVFFAIWWAWMNFTWFASSYDTDDVAYRVLTMVQMAGVLVLAAGVPAASEHTDYGFVTLGYVIMRIGLVAQWLRVAFEDPARRRTALRYAGGITVLTAGWMYHSWVAPLSIELPLFLLLAALELAVPLWAERAEPTTWHPHHIAERYGLFTIILLGESVLAASRGVARALEASAISSPFVMIAVSGLVVLFALWWLYFLVEAGEGLSGRRDRSYRWGYGHYGIFAALAALGAGLEVAVEQSGHHIAATPLTVAYAVAIPVGVFLLLLWMVHTPIEPESVIHPAVISGCAAVVLALPLAVPWIGVHGVATAIAVTCVLAVAVTIAWSSGREAAPGAGVRRVRLPFRAAP
- a CDS encoding amino acid permease, with protein sequence MMRDSRGRTPAPWAEPPDRDTAPGTPEASSAPAQAEPLEAGAGRFGLGTASALVVGSVIGTGVFALPSALAVFGPISLVAFGLVTIGAIALALAFRALAERLPGAGGPYVYAREAFGEFAGFLIAWSYWITAWAGNAAIVVAWVGYVEVFWNTGHEVGWSIVIALTGLLLPALVNLMGLRSFAAFQIVATVLKFIPLLFMATIGLLFVNTANFGEFNAGGTSWLGAISAAGAIALFSYLGIETASVAAARVRDPRRNVGRATVLGTLACAAVYILGTVTVFGTVPHADLVASTAPFTDSANAIFGGEWAGATVAAAAVVSGFGALVGWTLIVAEMPRAAARDGLFPAAFARQTRSGVPAYGIVVSTLLAAGLTVVSYTSFEQVFITVVLLSVLTSVVPYLLAAAAQLYWLCTEGRRLKAGHLVRDVTVSALALAFGFWALAGSGYQAVYYGTFCLLLGVPVYVWVKARRGVYGQSPAVAR